Within the Thiohalobacter sp. IOR34 genome, the region CCGCGACCGGACTTCAGACGGCTGCGCGGCGCTGCAGATCAGGCTTGACCCGGTAGAGGGTGCCTCGCCTTGCCTTGATCACCTCGAAGGCCTCCGAATACTGGGTGGCGGACTCCGACGAACCGAGCAACAGGTAGCCGCCGGGGTTCAGGCTGCGCGCCATACGGGCGAGGATGTCGCGCTTGGCTTCCGTGGAGAAGTAGATCAGTACATTGCGGCAGAAGATGACGTCGAAGCGGCCGAGGCGCGCATAGCTCTGCAGCAGGTTGGCCATGCTGAAACTGACCCGGCGGCAGATCTCGGGCCGCAACTGCCAGCAGCCGTTCTCCTGGCGTTCGAAGAAGCGCATCCGGCGCTCCTCGGACAGGCCGCGGGAAACGGCCATCTCGTTGTAGCAGGCCCGTTTCGCCTCCGCCAGCACAGCCGGGGAGATGTCGGTGGCGGTGATCTCGACATCGTTCAGCCGCCCCGGGTGGGCAGCCAGGTATTCCTGCACCGTCATGCTGATGGAATAGGGCTCCTGACCGGTGGAACAGGCGGCCGACCAGATGCGCGGCCGGCGCACCCTGCGCTGGGCAAGATCCTCCAGGATCTCCTCGCGCAGGATGTCGAAGGGAAAGCTGTCCCGAAACCAGAAGGTCTCGTTGGTGGTCATGGCATTGATGACCCGCTCGTGCAGCGGCTTGCCGCCCGGCGCCTGCAGCCTGCGCAGCAGGTCGCCCAGCGAGTCGATTCCCTCTTCGCTCATCAGCCGTCCGAGGCGGCTCATGACCAGGTACTGCTTGTTGTCACCGAGTACGATGCCGCAGGCCTGTTCCAGATAACTGCAGAATGCCTGGTAGTCGGACATGGCAAGACTGCTGCCGGACAAGTCCCTGCTGTTCTCCGCCGTACTCCTAGGCGGCATGGCCCTTGCTCTTGTTCTCGATCTGTTTCAGCACCGAGGAGGCCAGCAGGTCCGGCTTGAACTTGGCGATGAACTCATTGGCCCCGACCTTCTCGACCATGGCATTGTTGAACACGCCGCTGAGCGAGGTATGGAGCAATATATAGAGGTGGGACAGGCGCGGTTCGGCACGCACCCGGGTGGTGAAGGTGTAGCCGTCCATCTCCGGCATCTCCACGTCGGAGATCACCATGGCCAGATTGTCGATCTTCTCCGGCTCGTTGTCCGCCCATTCCAGCAGCTTGTCCAGCGCCTTCTTGCCGTCACCGGCCAGGGTGCAACTGACGCCCAGCTCGTCGAGGGTGCGCTTGATCTGATTGCGGGCCACCATCGAGTCGTCCGCCACAAGGACATGCAAGCGCTCATCCTTGTCGTTGGCCTCGGCCTCCTCGAGGATCTCCTGGGAGACGTTCTCCTCGGCACCGATCACCTCGGACAGCACCTTCTCCACGTCGATGATCTCGACCAGCTCTTCATCGATCTCGGTGATGGCGGTCAGGTAGCTGTTCATGCCGGTACCCTTCGGCGGCGGCAGGATCTGTTCCCAGTTCATGTTGACGATGCGCTCGACCGAACTGACCAGGAATCCCTGCACCGAACGGTTGAATTCGGTGACGATAACGAAGGCCTGGCGCGGATCGTCGATCGGCGTGCGGCCGATGGCCATCGCCAGATCGAGCACGGGGATGGTGCGGCCGCGCAGCGTGGCGATACCGCGGATCACATGGTGGGCATGCGGCACGCTGGTCAGCGCCGGGCACTGGATCACC harbors:
- a CDS encoding chemotaxis protein CheV, producing MSSVLASVDQRTQLAGHNRLEILTFRLDNEQRFGINVFKIQEVIQCPALTSVPHAHHVIRGIATLRGRTIPVLDLAMAIGRTPIDDPRQAFVIVTEFNRSVQGFLVSSVERIVNMNWEQILPPPKGTGMNSYLTAITEIDEELVEIIDVEKVLSEVIGAEENVSQEILEEAEANDKDERLHVLVADDSMVARNQIKRTLDELGVSCTLAGDGKKALDKLLEWADNEPEKIDNLAMVISDVEMPEMDGYTFTTRVRAEPRLSHLYILLHTSLSGVFNNAMVEKVGANEFIAKFKPDLLASSVLKQIENKSKGHAA
- a CDS encoding protein-glutamate O-methyltransferase CheR translates to MSDYQAFCSYLEQACGIVLGDNKQYLVMSRLGRLMSEEGIDSLGDLLRRLQAPGGKPLHERVINAMTTNETFWFRDSFPFDILREEILEDLAQRRVRRPRIWSAACSTGQEPYSISMTVQEYLAAHPGRLNDVEITATDISPAVLAEAKRACYNEMAVSRGLSEERRMRFFERQENGCWQLRPEICRRVSFSMANLLQSYARLGRFDVIFCRNVLIYFSTEAKRDILARMARSLNPGGYLLLGSSESATQYSEAFEVIKARRGTLYRVKPDLQRRAAV